One region of Acropora muricata isolate sample 2 chromosome 13, ASM3666990v1, whole genome shotgun sequence genomic DNA includes:
- the LOC136895201 gene encoding uncharacterized protein, with product MCTQTDVLRRKVYHASSQTEDFDYLFTSNMKVVEFDEEFFRNSDHKVLFYTGLPSYEILNFVFELVSPSVSRRSQSLSPFQELVLVLIKLRLDVPFQDLAYRFNISVPPVSRTFHSWLMIVDIRLSPFVHWPDRESLIRTMPQCFKFSFGTKTTVIIDCFEIFIEKTTNLLATAQTFSSYKHHNNIKVLIGITPQGTISYVSEAWGGRTSDKFLTENCGILSRLIPGDMVMADRGFTTHKSVAFKRPKLVIPAFTKGKDQLDPVDVEATRGIACIRIHVERVIGLLHGKYTILQGTLPTDFLICNPHGEKNSQN from the coding sequence ATGTGCACTCAGACTGACGTTTTACGGCGCAAAGTTTATCATGCTAGCTCACAGACAGAGGATTTTGATTATCTATTTACGTCAAACATGAAAGTCGTTGAATTTGACGAAGAGTTTTTCAGGAATAGCGACCATAAAGTACTGTTTTACACTGGTCTCCCCTCATATGAAATTCTGAACTTTGTGTTTGAACTCGTGTCACCGTCTGTTTCTCGTCGTTCTCAATCACTGAGTCCTTTTCAAGAACTTGTTCTGGTGCTGATTAAGTTGAGATTAGATGTACCATTTCAAGACCTAGCTTATCGCTTCAACATATCAGTTCCTCCAGTCTCCCGGACATTTCATTCTTGGCTGATGATTGTGGATATAAGGTTATCCCCATTTGTCCACTGGCCTGATCGTGAAAGTCTCATAAGAACAATGCCACAATGCTTCAAGTTCAGCTTTGGAACAAAAACCACTGTAATAATTGACTGCTTTGaaatttttattgaaaaaacaactaatttaCTGGCTACAGCCCAAACATTCAGTTCCTACAAGCACCACAACAACATCAAGGTGCTGATTGGTATCACCCCACAAGGTACCATTTCTTATGTTTCAGAGGCATGGGGTGGTCGTACTTCAGACAAATTTTTGACGGAAAACTGTGGGATATTGAGCAGGCTGATTCCTGGGGACATGGTGATGGCTGATCGTGGCTTCACTACACACAAGAGTGTTGCCTTCAAGAGGCCAAAACTAGTAATTCCAGCATTTACGAAAGGCAAGGATCAACTTGACCCAGTTGATGTTGAAGCAACAAGGGGTATTGCCTGCATCCGCATCCATGTGGAAAGAGTCATAGGTCTTTTACATGGCAAATACACAATACTACAGGGGACACTTCCTActgattttttaatttgtaatcctcatggagaaaaaaattctcaaaactAG
- the LOC136895799 gene encoding uncharacterized protein, whose amino-acid sequence MGSVVLDSCTLANQELIQSSLNEVIHEYFNWTTSVDVPDQDNCNDDSCSSDSDSACLESDAFSEHQDNCLDLTETDGDELETIRNFLKAGCGCQFGPKAHHCSSTISYSEVLECRTNCLQLSKEELDLIVLSHLQCHLRRKEVGGRKRKRYVCNFFFSGQQICKTTYLFLHAVGRERYANLCEHYKLYGLTLRVHGNKGRLPKNTCTFEAISEVSKFISNYAEEHALVLPGRVPGFKRTDVRLLPSHMSKASVWRVYSTAMEAQSKSPVGYSKFVDLWNQLNPHIVIMRPMSDLCFTCQHNNSQIVRSANLPESLKSACVRAQEEHLARANGERSFYKSTIKALEPTAQQVLEANHGVVPRDNPPCSLLGRMHYSYDYAQQVHYPSNPLQPGPIYFKTPRKCSIFGVCCEAIPRQVNFLVDEAVLTGKGANSTISLVHYFFKNFGLGETNAYIHADNCAGQNKNNYFLWYYAWRVIVGLHWSILYSFLVAGHTKFSPDWCFGLAKQAVRKTFISDLFELAHAIDNSTVTGVNVSQLCGLHDGSVLVPTYDWASFLDKYFKKLPGVKGCHHFRFSNDSPGRVFCKRYVDSEEVQFDLLRDPSKLPPCTLPPIINPAGLDLERRSYLYKEIRQFCKPNSADLVAPKP is encoded by the coding sequence ATGGGCTCGGTGGTTTTGGACTCCTGCACATTAGCTAATCAGGAGTTAATTCAATCCAGTCTAAATGAGGTCATTCACGAGTACTTCAACTGGACTACGTCCGTTGATGTACCTGATCAAGATAACTGCAATGACGACTCTTGTTCGTCAGACTCTGACAGTGCGTGCTTAGAGTCGGATGCGTTCTCTGAACACCAAGACAACTGTCTTGATCTTACAGAAACTGACGGCGATGAGTTGGAAACTATCAGAAACTTTCTGAAGGCAGGATGTGGCTGCCAGTTTGGGCCAAAGGCACATCACTGCAGTTCAACAATCTCCTACAGTGAAGTTCTTGAGTGCCGTACAAATTGCCTGCAACTGAGTAAAGAAGAATTAGATTTGATTGTTCTTTCTCATTTGCAATGCCATTTGCGCCGAAAAGAAGTTGGAGGCAGAAAGCGGAAGCGCTACGTCTGTAACTTCTTTTTCAGCGGGCAACAAATTTGCAAAACCACTTATTTGTTTTTGCATGCAGTTGGCAGGGAACGCTACGCCAATCTCTGCGAACATTACAAGTTATATGGGCTCACATTACGTGTTCATGGCAACAAAGGTAGGCTGCCAAAAAACACATGCACTTTTGAGGCTATCTCAGAAGTTTCCAAGTTCATCAGTAACTACGCCGAAGAACATGCTCTTGTTTTGCCTGGCCGTGTTCCGGGCTTCAAGCGCACTGACGTCCGACTTTTGCCTTCTCATATGTCAAAAGCCTCTGTTTGGCGTGTCTACTCAACAGCAATGGAGGCACAAAGTAAATCGCCTGTAGGATATTCAAAGTTTGTCGACCTTTGGAATCAGCTCAATCCTCATATAGTTATTATGCGGCCTATGAGTGATTTGTGTTTTacttgtcaacacaacaactcTCAAATTGTCCGATCTGCAAATCTTCCTGAGAGCTTGAAGTCAGCTTGTGTGCGAGCTCAGGAGGAACATTTGGCTAGAGCAAATGGTGAAAGAAGCTTCTATAAATCAACTATAAAAGCTCTTGAGCCTACCGCGCAGCAGGTTTTGGAAGCAAACCATGGAGTAGTTCCACGGGACAATCCTCCGTGTTCTTTGTTGGGTAGGATGCATTACTCCTATGATTATGCGCAACAAGTGCATTATCCGAGTAACCCTTTGCAACCCGGTCCTATCTATTTCAAAACACCGCGGAAATGTAGTATTTTTGGTGTCTGTTGCGAAGCCATTCCTCGCCAAGTAAACTTTTTAGTTGACGAGGCAGTTCTTACAGGTAAAGGAGCTAACAGTACTATCAGCTTAGTTCATTACTTTTTTAAGAACTTTGGGCTTGGTGAGACAAATGCCTATATCCACGCAGACAACTGCGCtggtcaaaataaaaacaattactTTCTTTGGTATTATGCCTGGAGAGTAATTGTTGGTTTGCACTGGAGCATCCTGTATTCTTTCCTGGTTGCCGGCCACACTAAGTTTTCCCCCGACTGGTGCTTTGGCTTAGCTAAGCAGGCAGTCCGCAAGACTTTCATTTCGGACCTGTTTGAGTTGGCTCATGCAATTGACAACTCAACTGTCACAGGGGTGAATGTTTCACAACTCTGTGGGCTCCATGATGGCTCGGTTCTCGTTCCCACATACGACTGGGCTAGTTTTTTGGATAAGTACTTCAAAAAACTCCCAGGCGTGAAGGGATGTCATCACTTCCGCTTCAGCAACGACTCGCCTGGGCGAGTCTTCTGTAAGCGCTATGTTGATTCTGAAGAAGTGCAGTTTGATTTACTCAGAGATCCGTCAAAACTTCCGCCTTGCACGCTTCCCCCTATCATTAATCCAGCAGGCCTAGATTTAGAAAGGAGGAGCTATCTGTATAAGGAAATAAGACAGTTTTGCAAACCAAATTCTGCGGATCTGGTGGCGCCAAAACCATGA